A region from the Medicago truncatula cultivar Jemalong A17 chromosome 6, MtrunA17r5.0-ANR, whole genome shotgun sequence genome encodes:
- the LOC25495935 gene encoding uncharacterized protein, translating to MGPKKTNTSSRAASKKQKTVASSSRSRVQEPFDSLRFKGPYQQQRYKDLLERTFWSEKVFQIKKNGQYRGIAQIICTRKWEILVNPPTLLNYDIIREFYANSIPTDPDEDFSFTTFVRGRTIRFDRNAINAYLGNPLNLPDNQLCAFHEKQTKGDWNHEEIAQGIFREGKTYERNPNGQPIKAHKHDMNTPAQVILHLILHNIRPKSHTSSTTLDVTPLLYYILANEQVDIARVISQEMKIVAESGIKPPAKHNCPLTFPGLIIGLCHKARIVIPAQVHETIKHPITDTYIGRYCTGSRARARAEAPQTQSTPQEAQPAPTPQQFLFSEWDPRYLAAYTYTWDQNEANHRALNTIQDSMYRLQLQFGVPQALTHQLMTPDAFQAHVAWPGVRPFYPGGTSAAVAKSSDEEEGEEGEEGNEDDGEEGGSNDVGDTGSEEASDAMESD from the coding sequence ATGGGACCGAAAAAGACCAACACTTCCTCACGTGCCGCAAGCAAGAAACAGAAGACTGTTGCAAGTTCTTCGAGGTCGAGGGTACAAGAACCATTTGACTCTCTCAGATTCAAAGGTCCTTATCAACAACAGAGATATAAGGACTTACTAGAGCGGACATTTTGGTCAgaaaaagtttttcaaattaaaaagaatgGGCAGTATAGGGGAATAGCTCAAATAATTTGCACAAGGAAATGGGAAATTTTGGTGAATCCTCCTACACTTCTGAATTATGATATAATCCGAGAGTTCTATGCTAACTCCATTCCAACTGACCCAGATGAAGACTTTTCTTTCACCACTTTTGTCCGTGGAAGGACAATCCGCTTTGATAGAAATGCAATTAATGCATACTTAGGCAACCCACTCAATCTCCCAGATAACCAGTTGTGTGCCTTTCATGAGAAGCAGACCAAGGGAGATTGGAACCATGAGGAGATTGCACAGGGTATATTTCGAGAGGGGAAGACCTATGAACGTAACCCAAATGGGCAACCCATCAAAGCCCATAAGCATGACATGAATACCCCTGCTCAAGTAATCCTCCACCTCATTCTCCATAATATCCGTCCCAAAAGCCACACCTCATCTACTACTCTTGATGTTACCCCCCTTCTTTACTACATCCTAGCCAATGAACAAGTAGACATTGCTAGGGTCATTTCTCAAGAAATGAAGATAGTTGCTGAGAGCGGGATCAAACCACCTGCTAAACATAATTGTCCCCTTACTTTTCCCGGCCTGATCATCGGACTTTGTCATAAGGCCCGAATAGTTATACCTGCCCAAGTTCATGAAACCATCAAGCATCCTATTACGGACACATATATTGGACGATATTGCACAGGTAGTCGAGCTAGAGCAAGGGCAGAAGCCCCTCAAACTCAATCAACCCCTCAAGAAGCACAACCTGCACCTACACCCCAACAATTTCTATTTTCTGAGTGGGATCCAAGATACTTGGCTGCTTATACCTACACTTGGGATCAAAATGAAGCTAATCATAGAGCCCTTAACACTATTCAAGACTCTATGTACAGGTTGCAGCTGCAGTTTGGAGTTCCACAGGCTCTTACGCACCAGTTGATGACTCCAGATGCTTTCCAGGCGCATGTTGCTTGGCCTGGGGTCAGGCCATTTTATCCAGGGGGGACGAGTGCTGCTGTTGCTAAATCAAgtgatgaagaagaaggtgaagaagGTGAAGAAGGCAACGAGGATGATGGAGAAGAAGGTGGAAGCAATGATGTCGGCGATACAGGGAGTGAGGAAGCCAGTGATGCCATGGAGTCAGATTGA
- the LOC25495933 gene encoding ABA-responsive protein ABR18 — protein sequence MGVFTFEQETTSTVAPAKLYKALVHDSDDIIPKAVDAIKSVETVEGNGGAGTIKKLTFVEGGQTLYVLHQIDAIDEANLGYNYSIVGGVGLPETVEKISFEAKLVEGSNGGSVGKTTVKYQTKGDAKPIEKEVEEGKAKGDALFKAIEGYVLANPNYN from the exons atgGGTGTATTCACATTTGAGCAAGAAACCACCTCTACAGTTGCTCCTGCTAAGCTTTACAAAGCTCTTGTCCATGACTCTGATGATATCATCCCAAAAGCTGTTGATGCCATCAAGAGTGTTGAAACCGTCGAGGGAAATGGTGGTGCCGGCACCATCAAGAAGCTCACTTTCGTTGAGG GAGGACAAACCTTGTATGTGTTGCACCAAATTGATGCAATTGATGAAGCAAACTTGGGATATAACTATAGTATAGTTGGAGGAGTCGGGTTGCCAGAGACAGTCGAAAAGATATCATTTGAAGCGAAATTGGTTGAAGGCTCAAATGGAGGGTCTGTTGGAAAGACGACAGTTAAATACCAAACCAAAGGAGATGCTAAGCCAATTGAAAAGGAGGTTGAGGAAGGCAAAGCCAAGGGGGATGCTCTTTTCAAGGCCATTGAGGGTTATGTTTTGGCCAATCCTAATTACAACTAA
- the LOC25495934 gene encoding uncharacterized protein: MADHGYNNFYTPFEYESYQQYQQHPSEEERISKMENILNLFMQQSMINMQDTNQRLKNLSCQMEQMQLQLSDIDVQISNRFLHEKHEDVSIENDEFCEIVEEGVDQTEEGTTLEGCGEFEIAQEIDTSHKEEFLQERPYTEEARTVENVEVMEGTEKKERILSMEESMEGKGKKVNKVEIDRVIDEICALFNKPKLGRIWTPHQLYLKFMEFLPKSRITKNDVLSVSFWPP, encoded by the coding sequence ATGGCTGATCATGGTTATAACAACTTCTACACTCCATTCGAGTATGAATCATAtcaacaatatcaacaacatcCTTCTGAAGAGGAACGAATATCAAAGatggaaaatattttgaatttgttcATGCAGCAATCCATGATAAACATGCAAGATACTAACCAAAGATTGAAAAATTTATCATGTCAAATGGAGCAAATGCAGCTGCAACTTTCAGACATAGATGTTCAAATCAGCAATCGATTCCTTCATGAAAAGCACGAAGATGTTTCAATTGAGAATGATGAATTTTGTGAGATTGTTGAGGAAGGAGTTGATCAAACCGAGGAAGGTACAACATTGGAAGGATGTGGTGAATTTGAAATTGCACAAGAAATAGACACATCGCACAAAGAAGAATTTCTTCAAGAACGACCATATACTGAAGAGGCCAGAACTGTTGAAAATGTAGAAGTGATGGAGGGGACAGAGAAAAAGGAACGGATACTAAGCATGGAAGAATCAATGGAAGGAAAGGGGAAGAAAGTGAACAAGGTGGAGATTGATCGGGTCATAGATGAGATATGTGCCTTGTTCAACAAACCAAAGTTAGGGAGGATATGGACTCCACATCAgctgtacctaaagttcatggAATTCCTCCCAAAGAGCAGGATTACAAAAAATGATGTGTTGTCCGTGTCATTTTGGCCACCCTAA